One genomic segment of Centropristis striata isolate RG_2023a ecotype Rhode Island chromosome 13, C.striata_1.0, whole genome shotgun sequence includes these proteins:
- the LOC131982626 gene encoding somatostatin receptor type 5-like, producing the protein MDGFDNWTSISGNGSYPSYPPYPNNVSEVAAPMPFNVVTAVIYAIVFVVGLLGNTLVIHVIVRYTKMKTVTNMYILNLALADELYILGIPFLGTNSALSYWPYGDFFCKVCMTADAMSQFSSTFCLTVMSIDRYLAVVHPLRSAKWRKPQVAKVFNGMVWLVSFVIALPVTIYSGVQKDLNTCNISWPEPEKLWSIVFILYTSILSFFGPLVVICLCYLLIVIKVRSAGVRAGLTKRRKSERKVTRMVVIIVLVFVLCWLPFFTTNIVNLIHIIPENNTTAAVYFFLVILTYVNSCANPILYGFLSENFKQSFQKVLCFHKPNGVSCTGQRGDPRNANHKAALSTRNQMPNGNLQSAQMEVIGDVASQPLTTKPEMNGQPTL; encoded by the exons ATGGACGGCTTTGACAATTGGACGTCCATATCTGGGAACGGCAGCTACCCCAGCTACCCCCCGTACCCCAACAACGTGTCCGAGGTGGCTGCCCCGATGCCCTTCAACGTGGTCACCGCCGTCATCTACGCCATCGTCTTCGTCGTGGGTCTCCTGGGGAACACGCTGGTCATCCACGTGATAGTTCGCTACACCAAGATGAAGACTGTCACCAACATGTACATCCTGAACTTAGCCCTGGCGGATGAACTCTACATCCTGGGGATCCCCTTCCTGGGCACCAACAGCGCTCTGTCCTACTGGCCCTACGGGGATTTCTTCTGCAAGGTTTGCATGACTGCTGACGCCATGAGTCAGTTCTCCTCCACCTTCTGCCTGACGGTGATGAGCATCGACCGCTACCTGGCTGTGGTTCATCCTCTCCGCAGCGCCAAGTGGAGGAAGCCCCAGGTGGCCAAGGTCTTCAACGGCATGGTGTGGCTGGTGTCCTTTGTGATCGCGCTGCCGGTCACCATCTACTCCGGCGTTCAGAAGGATCTCAACACCTGCAACATCAGCTGGCCTGAGCCGGAGAAGCTGTGGTCCATCGTCTTCATCCTCTACACGTCCATCCTGAGCTTCTTCGGCCCGCTGGTCGTCATCTGTCTCTGCTACCTGCTCATTGTCATCAAG GTGAGGTCGGCAGGTGTCCGTGCAGGTCTGACGAAGCGTCGTAAGTCAGAGCGTAAGGTGACGCGCATGGTGGTGATCATCGTGTTGGTGTTCGTTCTCTGCTGGCTGCCGTTCTTCACCACCAACATCGTCAACCTGATCCACATCATCCCCGAGAACAACACCACCGCTGCCGTCTACTTCTTCCTGGTCATCCTCACCTACGTCAACTCCTGCGCCAACCCCATCCTCTACGGCTTCCTCTCCGAGAACTTCAAGCAGAGCTTCCAGAAGGTGCTCTGCTTCCACAAACCCAACGGAGTGAGCTGCACGGGCCAGAGAGGAGACCCACGAAACGCAAACCACAAAGCTGCGCTCTCGACCAGAAACCAGATGCCGAATGGAAACCTGCAGAGCGCTCAG ATGGAGGTTATTGGGGACGTTGCCAGTCAGCCTTTAACTACCAAACCAGAGATGAACGGCCAGCCGACACTTTGA